In a single window of the Oscillatoria sp. FACHB-1406 genome:
- a CDS encoding type III-B CRISPR module-associated Cmr3 family protein, with product MEWYAIAPLDVLLFREAKPFSPGEGSRAESQFPPFPTPVFQALRSGRQTDENAPNPQHRDLEFIGPFLLDETLTLWLPTPKDLVGVKQGRENDDENDESEEASGWKRLERLVSCTDTNIPSWQYVCYPSDSLSPMVPPELKKDEYICGSPSPWMKISALLNYFNGGTVFKQEDFCEDPWDVQILPHIQMESGQRQVREEDGYFTEVATRLKPGWQLVAGMEGNFTPSTPFVARLGGEGHRAMVTRIEEPALLTDLKALCERPLPQTTEEKTTEEKTTDKKTFAYLLTPGLARVGDEDIYGAYPSAWQAYLRGCASDRALLWGGVTLARSTDTATGQEKKEFALLPQRAFVPPGTVYLFESLPPEPRVLLPPRDERHNWLQTFYRLNYGKLLWGQRK from the coding sequence ATGGAATGGTACGCGATCGCGCCTCTTGATGTCCTCCTATTTCGAGAAGCCAAACCCTTTAGTCCCGGCGAAGGTTCCCGAGCCGAAAGTCAGTTTCCTCCCTTTCCCACCCCCGTCTTCCAAGCCCTGCGCTCCGGACGGCAAACCGATGAGAACGCCCCCAACCCGCAACATCGAGACTTAGAATTTATCGGCCCCTTTCTCCTCGACGAAACTCTAACCCTATGGCTGCCGACTCCCAAGGATTTAGTCGGAGTCAAACAAGGGCGGGAGAATGATGACGAGAACGACGAGAGCGAGGAAGCGAGCGGCTGGAAGCGCCTCGAGCGCCTCGTCAGTTGTACCGATACCAATATTCCCTCCTGGCAATACGTTTGCTATCCTTCCGATTCCCTCTCGCCGATGGTTCCGCCCGAACTCAAGAAGGACGAGTATATCTGCGGTTCGCCTTCGCCGTGGATGAAGATTTCTGCTCTGCTGAACTACTTCAATGGTGGAACCGTGTTTAAGCAAGAGGACTTCTGCGAAGACCCTTGGGACGTGCAGATATTGCCTCACATCCAGATGGAATCGGGGCAGCGTCAGGTGCGCGAAGAAGACGGTTACTTTACCGAAGTTGCCACGCGCCTGAAACCGGGATGGCAACTGGTGGCTGGAATGGAGGGAAACTTCACCCCTTCCACGCCCTTCGTGGCGCGCTTGGGGGGAGAAGGACACCGAGCAATGGTGACGAGGATAGAGGAACCCGCCCTTTTAACGGACTTGAAGGCGCTGTGCGAACGCCCCCTTCCCCAAACGACTGAGGAGAAAACGACTGAGGAGAAAACGACTGACAAGAAAACCTTCGCTTACCTGCTAACCCCCGGACTAGCGAGGGTGGGAGACGAAGATATCTATGGCGCGTATCCCAGCGCTTGGCAAGCGTACCTGCGGGGATGTGCTAGCGATCGCGCTTTGCTATGGGGCGGCGTTACTCTGGCACGCAGCACCGATACAGCGACAGGCCAAGAAAAAAAAGAATTTGCCTTGTTGCCCCAACGCGCCTTCGTACCGCCGGGAACCGTGTATCTGTTCGAGTCGCTGCCTCCCGAACCCCGTGTCTTGCTACCGCCGCGAGATGAGCGCCATAACTGGCTGCAAACTTTCTACCGTCTCAATTATGGAAAATTACTATGGGGTCAACGAAAATGA
- the cmr4 gene encoding type III-B CRISPR module RAMP protein Cmr4 → MSKNFLTYLYLLSPLHTGGTAQEGNVVGIAREAHTNFPYLPSSSTRGKLRAEVDFDPQDPDAEIKARIRRIQLFGPDLKDLQDSGFLEYYEMETDRKLAQLEQGSIWIGDASILWLPVPSISHGVIWISCPLLLQRWTRQRYGKQINVEEYSSNLPNKGTLYLKDATIPGNKLVPFPDGKTWNDFVPNSTEMSINSVLVVPNRYCETLIEMSLWRQVKVKLNEYKVVTDGSFRYEEAIPPDTLMYFPWGELSKPQNNGFQPLENFKTLLAEHQIIQFGGQESLGRGFVRQWTQTD, encoded by the coding sequence ATGAGTAAAAACTTTTTAACTTACCTCTATCTCCTCTCACCCTTGCATACGGGCGGGACTGCCCAAGAAGGAAATGTTGTCGGAATCGCTCGCGAAGCGCATACTAATTTTCCCTATCTGCCTTCGAGCAGCACTCGCGGAAAATTGCGCGCAGAAGTCGATTTCGATCCTCAAGACCCAGACGCAGAGATTAAAGCGCGAATCCGTAGAATTCAACTTTTCGGTCCCGACCTCAAAGACCTTCAAGATTCAGGTTTTCTTGAATATTACGAAATGGAAACCGACCGCAAACTCGCCCAACTCGAGCAGGGAAGTATTTGGATTGGCGACGCTTCTATTTTGTGGCTCCCCGTTCCTTCTATTAGTCATGGTGTAATTTGGATTAGCTGCCCCTTACTCTTACAGCGATGGACGCGGCAGCGATACGGAAAACAAATTAATGTAGAAGAGTATAGCAGCAATCTACCGAATAAAGGCACTCTTTATCTCAAAGATGCAACGATTCCGGGTAACAAATTAGTCCCTTTTCCCGACGGCAAAACCTGGAACGATTTTGTTCCTAATTCTACCGAAATGAGCATCAACTCCGTTTTAGTTGTTCCCAATCGCTACTGCGAAACCTTAATTGAGATGAGCTTGTGGCGACAAGTTAAAGTTAAGCTCAACGAATATAAAGTTGTCACCGATGGAAGTTTTCGCTACGAAGAAGCAATTCCTCCCGATACGCTGATGTATTTTCCTTGGGGCGAACTCAGCAAACCCCAAAACAACGGTTTTCAACCTCTGGAGAACTTCAAAACTTTACTCGCAGAACATCAAATTATTCAATTTGGCGGACAGGAAAGTTTGGGGAGAGGTTTTGTTCGACAATGGACGCAAACCGACTAA
- a CDS encoding RAMP superfamily CRISPR-associated protein, which yields MNPNYPGHPYPLWLREDRQFKPNNTASFVEYLRWMRQPEREIDSSERVQIQISKESQAQNNFTKEQVLHKAVEKASHYAEYFKQKNRQTALIAGEENTFSAQGVGRSRVGGIRGPESILLPAFDARGMPYIPSSSLRGVARSQGVRAIARERIARLEESGQEITPLDWDAAREQAEREIARYFGDLDATEADRAGKVIFLDAYPCGKTWGNSEKGLAIDMANSIWSWEGDNPSYKPNPNLFLSLRNVKLIVGLRPGKFCDRATFERVRNWLIEGLQLGIGSQVNSGCGAMEIAPTQSLQQPFFQVNFSLTGQLIHSYQKTEWNAQKNKFQTVQSEAEVRAIAFKSMLRYWFRTWARGVLPAEVIRDRLEPQLFGSIQPQIWGWLTCRVEETSHLRPRTQLQGKEGNCLQQQGILKLSYSPQAPEFRYDAIARLFVNLTWLMFHLGGVGQGARRPLYSRQNRTDPKPPWYRGCDLRATRIEPSEIAWERPETLERFAEQFQQRVREFYCALGELAGAFEGCLPLPVRGEAIAQFSRIVVCTGDAIADKPFALGILHQQAHLGNGRYDPDLCGDANSNPSPIWIANLGQYQVVTVFDSDREKRQLFLNNLQQNATNYQIVWNNPSVANSLETIN from the coding sequence ATGAATCCTAATTATCCCGGTCATCCCTACCCCCTTTGGTTGAGGGAAGACCGCCAATTCAAACCGAATAATACGGCTAGTTTTGTTGAATATTTACGCTGGATGAGACAGCCGGAGCGAGAGATCGACAGCAGCGAGCGCGTTCAAATACAAATCTCCAAAGAGAGTCAAGCTCAGAACAACTTTACTAAAGAACAAGTCCTGCATAAGGCGGTCGAAAAAGCAAGCCACTACGCTGAATATTTTAAGCAAAAAAATCGTCAAACCGCGTTAATTGCGGGCGAAGAAAATACTTTCAGCGCGCAAGGCGTTGGGCGATCGCGCGTTGGGGGAATCCGGGGACCGGAATCGATACTTCTCCCCGCTTTCGACGCGCGAGGAATGCCTTATATTCCTTCGAGTTCGTTGCGGGGTGTCGCTCGCAGTCAAGGGGTACGCGCGATCGCTAGAGAGAGAATTGCACGTCTTGAAGAAAGCGGTCAAGAAATAACGCCTTTGGATTGGGATGCAGCCCGAGAACAAGCCGAGCGAGAGATTGCCCGTTATTTTGGAGATTTGGACGCAACTGAGGCAGATCGTGCTGGGAAAGTTATCTTTTTGGATGCCTATCCTTGCGGCAAAACTTGGGGGAATAGCGAAAAAGGATTGGCGATCGATATGGCAAATTCGATTTGGAGTTGGGAGGGAGATAATCCGAGCTATAAACCCAATCCTAATTTATTCTTATCGTTGAGAAACGTTAAATTGATTGTTGGGTTGCGTCCGGGGAAGTTTTGCGATCGCGCGACTTTTGAGAGAGTTCGCAATTGGTTAATCGAAGGCTTGCAATTGGGAATTGGCTCTCAGGTCAATTCTGGTTGCGGCGCAATGGAAATCGCCCCAACTCAATCGCTGCAACAGCCCTTCTTTCAGGTTAACTTTAGCCTCACGGGTCAACTCATTCACAGCTATCAAAAAACGGAATGGAATGCCCAAAAAAATAAGTTTCAAACCGTTCAATCGGAAGCAGAGGTGAGAGCGATCGCGTTTAAGTCAATGCTGCGCTACTGGTTTCGGACTTGGGCGCGCGGAGTCTTACCCGCTGAGGTAATCCGCGATCGCCTCGAACCGCAGTTATTTGGCTCGATTCAGCCTCAAATTTGGGGTTGGTTAACTTGTCGCGTTGAGGAAACGTCACATCTTCGCCCTCGCACCCAATTGCAGGGGAAAGAAGGAAACTGCTTGCAGCAACAAGGGATTCTCAAACTGAGTTACTCCCCTCAAGCGCCCGAATTCCGGTATGACGCGATCGCGCGCCTGTTTGTCAATCTAACCTGGCTGATGTTCCATCTCGGCGGTGTCGGACAGGGAGCGAGGCGACCTCTTTATTCTCGCCAAAATCGAACCGATCCCAAACCGCCTTGGTATCGGGGTTGCGACTTGAGAGCAACCCGTATCGAACCCTCAGAAATTGCCTGGGAACGACCAGAAACCCTCGAACGCTTCGCCGAGCAGTTTCAACAAAGAGTCCGGGAATTCTACTGTGCCTTGGGGGAATTAGCAGGCGCTTTTGAAGGGTGTTTGCCCTTACCCGTTCGTGGAGAGGCGATCGCGCAGTTTTCTCGCATTGTCGTCTGTACTGGGGATGCGATCGCCGATAAACCCTTTGCTTTAGGAATATTGCACCAACAAGCTCATTTAGGAAACGGTCGATACGATCCCGACCTCTGCGGCGATGCCAACAGTAACCCCTCTCCCATTTGGATTGCCAATTTGGGTCAGTATCAGGTTGTTACCGTTTTCGATAGCGATCGTGAAAAACGTCAATTGTTCCTCAACAACCTACAACAAAATGCGACAAACTATCAAATCGTCTGGAACAACCCAAGCGTCGCAAACTCGCTCGAAACAATTAACTAA
- a CDS encoding AAA family ATPase gives MPRSVRLHPERKPEVLRALERNGFLTQGQFASHIEISLSTVNNFINSRRVYVSKFEEICHVLGLEQQEMVKPLSDSIKIISKTQNDLPPVPLYACDDNWVGREKLVAELTEKLTDSFRLLLILGLTGVGKTALAERIALERPDWFGGNWQQGFIRASFDNPSQATDFLSTATQWLQAWGIKIPFSESQPATLLERVLDYLKHQQVLVLIDSLENLLSGNEEEGWGNFLDPWWERFFLGVLSAQSFVSRIIITSQELPLQIVQQRYAHFWHRHILMGLNEAEQEALFEITGFDIEAASSDKPLLMRLGKAYQGHPLVLRVVIGEIWESFEGDVAAYWEEVKSKIEDVERALAEAEADIKKAIGIDDNWKLHKLTFKVRLEVNRQRLRAAFDRLSSQVPDAYWLLCAASVYRTPVQVQGWLLQLANLVKRLEGKTCSEERQERALLELSYRFLVEEALDRNRKRVLGQHNLVRSLALERYQQLVESWKE, from the coding sequence ATGCCGCGTTCCGTCCGACTTCATCCAGAGCGCAAACCTGAAGTTCTTCGTGCCTTAGAACGCAATGGTTTTCTTACTCAGGGTCAATTCGCTTCTCATATCGAGATATCTCTCTCCACAGTCAATAATTTCATCAATAGTCGTCGCGTTTACGTCTCTAAATTTGAGGAAATTTGTCATGTTTTAGGCTTAGAGCAACAGGAGATGGTTAAACCGCTCTCCGACTCCATAAAAATCATTTCTAAGACTCAAAACGATTTGCCTCCTGTCCCCCTTTATGCTTGCGACGATAACTGGGTAGGACGAGAAAAACTGGTCGCAGAACTAACAGAAAAACTGACAGATTCTTTTCGATTATTGCTAATTCTGGGACTGACAGGAGTCGGAAAAACCGCTCTCGCCGAACGCATCGCACTCGAACGACCCGATTGGTTCGGAGGCAATTGGCAGCAAGGTTTTATCCGGGCCAGCTTTGACAATCCCAGTCAAGCCACAGACTTTTTGAGTACCGCAACTCAATGGCTGCAAGCTTGGGGCATAAAGATTCCTTTTTCAGAAAGCCAACCCGCTACCTTGTTAGAGCGAGTCCTAGATTACCTGAAACACCAACAAGTATTAGTTCTGATTGACTCGCTGGAAAATTTGCTATCAGGCAATGAAGAAGAAGGCTGGGGAAATTTCCTCGATCCTTGGTGGGAACGCTTTTTTCTCGGGGTGTTATCGGCTCAATCTTTTGTCAGTCGCATCATTATCACCTCTCAAGAACTCCCTCTCCAAATCGTACAGCAGCGCTACGCTCATTTTTGGCACCGTCATATATTGATGGGACTCAACGAAGCCGAACAAGAAGCCTTATTTGAAATAACTGGATTCGATATTGAGGCGGCTTCTTCCGACAAGCCGCTTTTAATGCGATTGGGAAAAGCTTATCAAGGACATCCCCTCGTATTGCGGGTGGTTATTGGCGAAATTTGGGAATCCTTTGAGGGTGATGTTGCTGCTTACTGGGAGGAGGTAAAATCGAAAATTGAGGACGTGGAGAGGGCGCTGGCAGAGGCAGAAGCAGATATTAAAAAAGCAATAGGAATTGATGATAATTGGAAGCTACACAAACTAACCTTTAAGGTGCGTCTGGAAGTCAACCGGCAGCGGTTGCGTGCTGCATTCGATCGCTTATCGAGTCAAGTCCCGGATGCGTATTGGTTACTTTGTGCTGCTTCAGTTTATCGCACGCCCGTGCAAGTCCAAGGGTGGCTGCTGCAATTAGCTAATTTAGTCAAACGCCTTGAAGGGAAAACGTGCAGCGAAGAACGTCAGGAGCGCGCGCTGTTGGAATTGAGTTATCGTTTTTTAGTCGAAGAAGCGCTCGATCGCAATCGCAAACGAGTTTTGGGGCAACACAACTTAGTCCGCAGTTTGGCATTAGAGCGCTATCAGCAGCTTGTAGAAAGTTGGAAAGAGTAG
- a CDS encoding tetratricopeptide repeat protein, whose product MGARTNDGSSSQRLFAELEIDLDNVPLEYLSHYTAVQYYLVLEDEPPRDAEKLERGRRYLETFYHLCEVEEWKKVSQVLLARLDTSTQDALHYQLSLWGYYHQQIELYEKLLDKLSAEANALCLSGLGCAHYSLGNYQQATDYFDRAAEIARQTGNSMTEISVLAGLGSIQHELGNYSRSLQLYQQCLQAARSQGFLSLEGFIESELGNLYEALGEYDRALECHQHHLEIATTLGEIEYESKIFGNLGSIYHSLGDFQRALSYHQQHLALAREIEDRRGEGKALAGLGSAGYALGNYPQALDYFEQYRTIARETGDRQSEANALGSLGNVCAALGDYPQALDYHQKHLDIARTLGNKQGESQAFANLGNAYLALGQYAEALDCYHRDEEISRILGDRRGRARSANNLGSLYYVRGDYDRALENHRAQLELSRQIQDRAGEGMALNGLGNACHCLGQYPQSIEYHQAHLELAREIGDLAGQGLALIGLGGSYHCIGANERAMACYQEGSRLISDKGDPALQARIQGNMGVIYTVRGQYAEAMEAQQTCLAIARQIKSPSLENRALGNIAQIYQYQGQYQQAISYRQQQLTIARSLGDRFSEGAALGGLGDAWYSLEEVDVAIDYYQQELVLAREIGDRAEEGTALGSLGNACDVLGEYEQAIVHYQQCLEIARDIGDLLMEAQTLDNLADTLIKLGRYSEALTFLQRAISLCQQIGVRSTEAFALKTLAILYYEQGELSEALEYCDRALSLSTELGIALLEECQALKDSWVMSFEL is encoded by the coding sequence ATGGGAGCGCGCACGAACGATGGTTCTTCAAGCCAGCGGCTGTTTGCAGAGCTAGAGATCGATCTCGACAATGTTCCTCTCGAATATCTCTCTCATTATACGGCAGTTCAATATTATCTAGTCCTCGAAGACGAACCCCCGCGCGATGCAGAGAAGCTGGAACGGGGACGGCGATATCTAGAGACATTTTACCATCTGTGCGAGGTAGAAGAATGGAAAAAAGTCTCCCAAGTTCTTTTGGCTCGCCTCGATACTTCAACTCAAGACGCACTTCATTATCAACTCAGTCTTTGGGGTTACTACCATCAACAAATTGAGTTATACGAAAAGCTTTTAGATAAGTTAAGTGCAGAAGCCAATGCTTTGTGCTTGAGCGGCTTAGGTTGCGCTCACTATTCTTTAGGAAATTATCAACAAGCTACGGATTATTTCGATCGCGCGGCTGAGATTGCTCGGCAAACGGGCAATTCGATGACAGAAATTTCGGTACTGGCTGGACTGGGTTCGATTCAACACGAACTGGGGAACTATTCGCGATCGCTGCAATTGTATCAACAATGTTTGCAAGCAGCCCGGAGTCAAGGTTTTCTCTCTTTAGAAGGCTTTATCGAAAGCGAACTGGGCAACCTCTACGAAGCGTTGGGAGAGTACGATCGCGCCCTAGAATGCCACCAGCACCATTTAGAGATTGCCACAACCCTAGGAGAAATCGAATATGAAAGCAAAATTTTCGGGAATTTAGGCAGTATTTACCATTCTTTAGGAGATTTCCAACGCGCTCTCTCCTACCACCAACAGCATCTCGCTCTCGCTCGCGAGATTGAGGACAGACGAGGAGAAGGAAAAGCCTTAGCGGGTTTGGGCAGTGCTGGGTATGCCTTGGGAAACTACCCTCAAGCCCTCGATTACTTCGAGCAGTATCGCACCATCGCCCGCGAAACGGGCGACCGACAATCAGAAGCGAATGCCTTGGGGAGTTTGGGCAATGTCTGCGCTGCGTTAGGGGACTACCCTCAAGCCCTCGATTACCACCAAAAACATTTAGACATCGCACGAACATTAGGCAATAAGCAAGGTGAAAGCCAAGCATTCGCTAACCTGGGCAACGCCTATCTCGCTCTGGGACAATATGCCGAAGCCCTCGATTGTTACCATCGAGATGAGGAGATTTCTCGCATTTTAGGCGATCGTCGCGGTCGAGCTAGATCGGCGAACAATCTCGGCAGTCTTTATTACGTTCGAGGCGATTACGATCGCGCTTTGGAGAACCACCGCGCCCAATTAGAACTCTCCCGCCAAATTCAAGACCGCGCTGGGGAAGGGATGGCGCTGAACGGTTTGGGCAATGCTTGCCATTGTTTGGGTCAGTATCCTCAATCGATTGAATACCATCAGGCGCACCTGGAGCTAGCCCGGGAAATCGGCGATCTCGCCGGTCAAGGTTTGGCACTCATTGGTTTGGGTGGCAGCTATCACTGCATCGGGGCAAACGAGCGCGCGATGGCGTGCTACCAGGAAGGTTCGCGCCTCATCTCCGACAAAGGCGATCCCGCTCTCCAAGCTCGAATCCAGGGCAATATGGGGGTGATTTACACCGTTCGAGGACAGTACGCAGAGGCAATGGAAGCTCAGCAAACTTGTTTGGCGATTGCACGCCAAATTAAGAGTCCTTCTCTAGAAAACAGAGCTTTGGGTAACATCGCTCAAATTTATCAATATCAAGGACAGTACCAGCAAGCAATCTCGTACCGGCAACAGCAATTGACCATTGCACGCTCTCTTGGCGATCGCTTCAGCGAAGGGGCAGCGCTGGGCGGACTGGGTGACGCTTGGTATTCTTTAGAGGAGGTGGATGTAGCGATCGATTACTACCAGCAAGAATTAGTCCTCGCCCGAGAGATCGGAGATCGTGCAGAAGAAGGAACAGCTTTGGGGAGTTTGGGTAATGCCTGCGATGTTTTAGGAGAATACGAACAAGCGATTGTTCATTACCAACAGTGTTTGGAGATTGCCCGCGACATCGGCGACTTATTAATGGAAGCACAAACTTTAGATAACTTAGCCGATACGTTAATTAAGCTGGGACGATATTCGGAAGCTCTGACATTTTTGCAGCGCGCGATCTCGCTTTGCCAACAAATTGGCGTTCGCTCGACTGAAGCCTTTGCGCTCAAAACTCTGGCAATTCTTTATTACGAACAAGGAGAGTTATCCGAAGCACTCGAATACTGCGATCGCGCTTTATCGCTCTCTACAGAATTAGGAATTGCGCTCCTTGAGGAATGTCAGGCGCTTAAGGATTCGTGGGTTATGAGTTTTGAGTTATAA
- a CDS encoding helix-turn-helix domain-containing protein, producing MSNPRSLDDRELRLIALYSQCELGMTPQKFYRKWGVTYEQMAEICSRSLSTTRGWFRRGRYYRRPTSNDLRHLALMDFLLEHFEEIPESLWQIPCFDVPKPELSSE from the coding sequence ATGAGTAATCCTCGTTCTCTGGACGATCGCGAACTCCGTTTAATTGCCCTCTACAGTCAGTGCGAGTTGGGTATGACTCCTCAAAAGTTTTATCGCAAATGGGGAGTGACCTACGAACAAATGGCAGAAATTTGCTCGCGCTCGCTTTCAACTACGCGCGGTTGGTTTCGTCGAGGACGTTACTACCGCCGCCCCACCAGCAACGACCTACGCCATTTAGCGTTAATGGACTTTTTGCTCGAACATTTTGAAGAAATTCCCGAATCGCTTTGGCAGATTCCCTGTTTCGACGTTCCTAAGCCAGAACTGAGTTCGGAATGA
- the cas2 gene encoding CRISPR-associated endonuclease Cas2 yields the protein MTLYLICYDITNDSRRTKVAKLLEAYGLRIQKSVFEVIADEQQYSKLAQKLSKLLDLKQDQLRFYPLSERCRRDVKILGVLPEFAIADAAFIV from the coding sequence ATGACCCTCTATCTCATTTGTTACGACATTACAAATGACAGCCGTCGCACGAAGGTGGCGAAGTTACTCGAAGCTTATGGACTGCGGATACAAAAATCGGTGTTTGAGGTCATCGCAGACGAGCAGCAATACTCGAAGTTAGCCCAAAAACTGTCCAAATTGCTCGATCTCAAGCAAGACCAACTCCGCTTCTATCCGCTTTCAGAACGCTGTCGGCGCGATGTCAAAATTCTGGGCGTTCTACCGGAGTTTGCGATCGCGGATGCAGCCTTCATTGTCTGA
- the cas1 gene encoding CRISPR-associated endonuclease Cas1, translated as MRFTVADLKYAWELVRRGSRSAGIDGITVDLFSGVKEEQLLILQSQLERESYKPSPARGFYLQKHNGGKRLLGIPTVRDRVVQRYLLEELYLPLEEEFADCSYAYRPGRGIQTAVKHLHFYYQYQPTWIIKSDIENFFDNLCWALLLAAVERLHLDSVVVQLVKQQLESGIVVKGRRLNPKQGVLQGAVLSGALANLYLNEFDRACLRHDINLVRYGDDFAIACNSLAAAERTLDQIETWLANIYLKLQPQKTQIVSPEREFSFLGYQFQQGQVFAPPPVLPNAGNLPLTPSGTPARPRAICIHSFLSQPPKTCTLSTVSKTTPAVASNPHHFFIESMTTLYITEQGSYLKAQNSQFRVFQGGELRCQIPVNRVSHVVLFGCCNVSHGAVRLALSRRIPVMYLSQRGRYFGRLETEGQAKVNYLAQQVRRAEEPEFCRAQAEAIVRAKLHNSRVLLMRLNRRRRSEKAKQAIENIAQLMNDLPLAESMDALRGYEGKAATVYFQGLGSFFEETFSFERRTKRPPTDPINSLLSLGYTLLSQNVHSFVEAIGLHTHFGNLHVPRDNHPALVSDLVEEFRARAVDSLVAYLVNRKIFTPEDFTPADERGGVYLHVDALKKFLKHWEEKLLEEMTHPYTGYKVSLRRCLELQVREYVSCVMGDTDGYRPMFWEA; from the coding sequence ATGCGATTTACTGTTGCCGACCTCAAGTACGCTTGGGAACTGGTACGTCGGGGAAGTCGCAGTGCGGGAATTGACGGTATTACAGTTGACTTGTTTTCTGGAGTTAAAGAAGAACAACTCTTAATTCTCCAGTCCCAGCTAGAGCGCGAAAGCTACAAACCCAGTCCGGCGCGGGGATTTTACTTGCAAAAACATAACGGTGGCAAGCGCTTGTTGGGAATTCCAACAGTGCGCGATCGCGTCGTCCAACGGTATCTCCTCGAAGAGCTTTACCTGCCCCTCGAAGAAGAATTTGCTGACTGTAGCTATGCTTATCGCCCCGGTCGCGGGATTCAAACGGCTGTCAAACACCTGCACTTCTACTACCAGTACCAACCGACTTGGATTATCAAATCGGACATCGAAAACTTCTTCGACAATCTCTGCTGGGCGCTACTGCTGGCCGCAGTAGAACGCCTGCACCTCGATTCAGTTGTCGTCCAACTGGTCAAACAACAACTTGAATCGGGGATTGTCGTCAAAGGTCGTCGCCTTAATCCCAAACAAGGCGTGCTGCAAGGAGCCGTTCTCTCCGGCGCGCTTGCCAATCTGTACCTAAACGAATTCGATCGCGCCTGTTTGCGGCACGACATCAACCTCGTTCGTTACGGCGATGACTTTGCCATTGCCTGTAACAGTCTCGCGGCTGCCGAACGCACCCTCGACCAAATCGAAACTTGGTTGGCGAATATTTATCTCAAGCTCCAACCCCAGAAAACGCAAATTGTATCACCGGAGCGCGAGTTCAGTTTTCTCGGCTACCAATTCCAACAAGGACAGGTTTTTGCACCGCCGCCGGTTCTTCCTAACGCCGGAAATCTGCCCCTCACTCCTTCGGGGACACCCGCCCGCCCGCGAGCGATTTGCATCCATTCCTTTCTCTCCCAACCCCCCAAAACCTGCACGCTTTCAACCGTCTCCAAAACAACCCCTGCGGTTGCATCCAACCCCCATCATTTCTTCATCGAATCCATGACTACCCTTTACATCACCGAACAAGGTTCCTATCTCAAAGCGCAGAACTCCCAATTTCGCGTCTTTCAAGGGGGCGAACTGCGCTGTCAAATCCCCGTTAACCGCGTCAGTCACGTCGTTCTATTTGGCTGCTGCAATGTCTCCCACGGTGCGGTACGCCTCGCCCTCTCCCGCCGCATTCCCGTGATGTATCTCTCCCAACGGGGACGCTATTTCGGGCGCTTGGAAACGGAAGGGCAAGCTAAAGTTAACTACTTAGCTCAACAAGTCCGACGTGCTGAAGAGCCAGAGTTTTGCCGAGCGCAAGCTGAAGCGATCGTGCGGGCAAAGCTGCATAACTCGCGCGTCTTATTGATGCGTTTGAATCGCCGCCGCCGCAGCGAAAAAGCCAAGCAAGCCATAGAGAATATTGCCCAGTTAATGAACGACCTCCCCCTAGCTGAATCGATGGATGCGTTGCGCGGTTACGAGGGGAAAGCTGCAACCGTTTACTTCCAAGGGCTGGGATCTTTTTTTGAGGAAACGTTTAGCTTCGAGCGCCGCACGAAGCGTCCTCCCACCGACCCGATTAACAGCCTACTGAGCCTAGGCTACACCCTCTTAAGCCAAAATGTTCATTCGTTCGTCGAAGCGATCGGCTTGCATACTCACTTTGGGAACCTGCACGTTCCCCGAGACAATCATCCTGCCTTAGTGTCGGACTTGGTGGAAGAATTTCGCGCTCGAGCGGTTGATTCTTTGGTTGCTTATCTGGTTAACCGAAAAATCTTTACGCCAGAGGACTTTACACCGGCTGACGAGCGCGGTGGCGTATATCTGCACGTTGATGCTCTCAAGAAATTTCTCAAGCATTGGGAAGAAAAATTACTCGAGGAAATGACCCATCCCTATACCGGCTACAAAGTTAGCTTGCGTCGCTGCTTGGAGTTACAGGTGCGCGAGTATGTTTCCTGCGTGATGGGGGATACCGACGGCTATCGACCCATGTTTTGGGAAGCGTAG
- a CDS encoding HNH endonuclease, with amino-acid sequence MSRYTDDWEEIALSLKHLANWKCQKCGMQCLRPGEDTSTLSKSERFQRTLNVHHYNRIPEDNRPDNLVALCTGCHLSYHNRGQSNISIGQLQLPF; translated from the coding sequence ATGTCACGTTACACCGACGATTGGGAAGAAATCGCTTTGAGCCTCAAACATCTTGCCAACTGGAAATGCCAAAAATGCGGGATGCAATGTCTTCGACCGGGGGAAGACACCTCCACCCTCTCCAAATCGGAACGGTTTCAACGCACTCTCAACGTTCACCATTACAATCGCATACCCGAAGACAATCGCCCCGATAATCTAGTCGCTTTGTGTACGGGCTGTCATTTGAGCTACCACAATCGCGGGCAATCCAATATTTCCATCGGACAACTTCAACTGCCATTCTAA